The stretch of DNA ACTGACGTATTAAACACGCTGTGGTACTTAAAATACCAATAACATCAACATGCTAGATCCTATCAGTGTACTTTAAATATGGGCCCGATTTCTACCAAGCGTTCCCTTTACTTTTCTATTCTATCGCTCCTATTAGTAAACATTTCATTCTATCCAGCGTAATATTATGGGACTCTATAGGAATCCCCATCCAGTCGGATAAGGCCAATATCTCCTCGGGGTTATTTCCCATAAGGTGATCAAAGAAACCGGTAGCATCCAGTATAATGGCCCCGCCAGAGTGTTTAGGGAAATTTTCGTTAGCTAACCCTTTGTCCCATCCCTGATAAACATAGTGCCGGTATTTCAGCCATCCTGGAGTCATCCAGGACACATCTCTACCCCGGGGTATGCGTTCTCTATCTTGAGCACTGGCAAGCATATCAATACAGTGATCCGCTTTTATCCTGCTGATTTTAATGCCGGGTGTAAATTGCTCCTCAATTATGGTATCTAAACTGCGGTATGGATCATCGGTATTCACATAGCAGAACTTACCGCCATAGAGCACAATGATATTCGGGGCATAGCTCTGAGCAGTATTTATTTGTCTTATTAACTGCCTCTCCAGTTCACGCGGTAATTGGTGAAGGCCTGGTTTGGTATAAAGAATTTTTCTGGCATTAAGAAAACCAATATCCTTGAGGTAATTCAATTCCATATTGAGCGTACCGCAAGCGACAATTGCATATTCCTGAAAGTTATGCATGCCTCCCTGACAATTTGGTTCAGTCCTATTTTCAGCGCTACTTTCATTCATCACAAATTAGTCTCATTATTAGGTTATTTCTTACTAGCTGTAATAATTGTAAATCCGGCATCGGGATCATAGCCTTCACTCGGAAACTCCATATCTCTTAACTCTTGGGGTCTCTGAAACAACGTTGAAATGACCTTTTTAACCGAGAAACCCGCTTGTTTCAACAGCATAATAACTTCATCATAATTGTAAAAGGTAGCGTGTTTGTAGAAACGATTTCCCGCCAGCTTCTTTTGCTCGTAGAATTTACCCCAAGGGCTTCCCCTCAACACTAGACCCAGTACTACATTGCCTCCTGGAGCTAAGATACGGTGAGTCTCTTTCAAAACGAGTCTGGGTGAATCAACAAAGCAGAGAGTAACTATTATGAATACCGATCCAAACGAACCGTCCCGAAAAGGACTCTTTTCACCGCTGCTTAAGCAAGTATCTATTCCCCGGCTTTGTGCAATTTTCAGTAGTTCGCCAGAGGGATCAATGCCCTTTTGGATTCCCAGAGCCCGGGCAAAACGGCCGCTGCCCACGCCTATCTCTAACCAGGGATGGAGTAACGAAAGCATGACCTCCTGAAAAGCGCGCACCTCAATATCAAAGATCAGCTTCCCTTTATCCTCAAACCACAAGTCGTACTCTGAAGCTAATCTATTGAAAGTTATGGCCTTAGTATCAAAAGCTACTTCAAAATTACCCCCCTCAATTCTTATCGCCTTACCGTTTAATAAAGCATCGGCAATCTTTTGCCGGGCTGAGGCAAGGACTCTCTGGAATGTAGGGCGTGATATATTCATCTTGACTGCACTTGCCTCCTGATCTAGACCCTCCAGATCCTTCAAGCGTAATGCTTCTACCTCTTCCATTGATACACATATTTCTTCCATAAACCTCAAAGGTGTTCCCGCCGGCTTAAAGTATGTTATATCCGGCACAAAACCGATTCGTCTCAGTCGCGGTGGTCTAGTCATTTAATCCTCTCACTCGTTAATAACGATCATATGCTCGTTATTAACGATAACACCAGCTATCTAGTTAGTCAATATATGTATATAAGATAAGAATGAGACTTATTGACTGCCTTCACGATTGAATAGATAGGGCTACTTAATCCAAAGAATCCACTCGAAGACGGAGCAGTGAACTTCGAGAGCCTTCGGCGGTCGTTTAATCAGTGTTCATAATGAAGTAAGGATATGGACATAAAACATAAAAAGGGGCAAGCACAAATCCTGCCCCTTTTTATTAATATCTAAGACCAAAGCTACTATAGGAGTTAGTAGTTACGACGCATTAGCCGTATTCTTGACCTTATGCAACGCATTACTCGCAGCATCCGTAATCTGATATGCCAACGGAGATGCAGTGAGCCACGGATGTGTACCCATGGGGAACATGGCGATCTGTTCCATGGTCATTCCATTAACGATAGCAGCCGCAATTATGTTAGCTACCTCGCCCACCGTATGAGTACAACAGGCACAACCGCCGACTATCTTACCTGACCTGCGGCAGAAAGCCAGTCTGACTCTCATCGGATGAGCCTCCGGCATAGTTCCCGGATGTTTTGAAGCAGCCTCCGCCTCTCCCACAATTATTTCATAACCCATTTCACGAGCCTTCGCCTCCGTCAGGCCTGCCACAGCAATAGCAGTGTTTCCCAGTACTGTTGAAAATACGCCGATAGTACCTACGTTACGCCACTGTGGCTGGAAGAGATTAGCCGCCGCAATCTTACCCTCTCGTGTGGCTATTGAAGCGAGCCTTAGCGGTGTTGGCGCCCCGTTGAAGAAAGAATATTTCTCGGCACAGTCACCGACAGCAAAAATACTACCGTCAGTAGTTCTCTGGAACTCATCGACCTTAATTCCGCCAGTGGTACCGATTTCTAAACCAGCGTTCTCCGCCAGTTGTACATTCGGCTTAACACCGATTCCGACGACGACCAAGTCGCATTTAATCTGCTTACCGCTCTGCAGGGTTACAGACTCGGCCTTACCAGTTCCATCGATAGATTTTACGCCGTCGCCGGTGATTAATTCTATACTATTACTTCTCAAAGACTCTTCCGCTCTTATGCATAACTCGGTGTTGCAGACCAACTGCAGACAATGCTCAAGCAGCTCTACTACCGTAACCTTGTGGCCCCGCTTGCGGCACTCGTCAGCGAACTCCAACCCGATGAATCCGCCCCCGATTACCACGATATCACCGGTGCCGTTAATAACTTCGGCCAGCCTCTCAAGATAATCAGTATTTTTCCAGGCAAACCAGACTCCCTTTTTATCTATTCCCGGGACAGGTGGCTGCAGCGGACTAGAGCCGGTAGCCAGAACCAGCTTGTTATAGCCTATCTCCTCGCCACTCTTGAGCTTGACCGTCTTGCTATTACGGTCAATTGCCACCACCTCGCCAATCTTCAATTTAGCTTCTCCGAGGATTTTATCCGGAATAATATTTTTGCTAACTGCTCCCAGCGTACCGAAGATGTAGGGAATCCCACAGGGGACCGGAACCTTTTCCTCCATCCGTATTACCAGTATATCTTCGAGGCCATGGTGCTTTTGAGCACATATGGCAGCCTGTATTCCGCCGGCACTACCCCCTACGATGACCAGTTCGTGCTTTTCCATGATGGTATTACCCTCCCCTTTTTTATATAATTGTACTGAAATCGAAGGTTATTATACCCCCCAGGGGTATAATTAGCAAGGTTTTAATTTACTCTGTCACGGAGGCCCGATGGCTAAGAAGCAAATCAATAAAAGGATCCTGATAAATCGACTAAAAAGAATCGAGGGGCAGACGCGCGGCCTGCAGAAGATGATAGAGAACGATCGTGATTGCGAAGCCATATTAACACAGTTAGCAGCAGTCCGTTCGGCAGTGGAGAGCCTGGGGGCACTGGTATTGAACAATTACCTGTACTTCTGCTTTACCAGAGCAGAAGATAAGGAACCTGAGGGAATCGGCTCACTGGCACGGGCATTAACCATTTGGGGCAGGGTTTACATCAAACGTTAATGATATCACCAATAAGGGATTCATGTGTTTACTCCATCCGCAACTTTAAAGAGCCGGCTATTCATCGCCGCCGGTAGTATCTCTATCGGTGTTGGTATCATCGGCATCTTTCTGCCTCTTTTACCGACGACACCCTTCCTACTGCTGGCTGCCTATTGCTATGGCAGAGGCTCGAAGCGGCTATATAATAGGCTCCTGAGAAACAGGCTCGTGGGGGATTACCTAAGGAATTATTTGGAAGGTAAGGCAATGTCTATCAAAGCTAAAATCTACTCACTTAGCCTATTATGGACGGTTATCGGGCTGACTGCCGCGTTTGTTGTCGACAGTCAAGTAGTCAAAATCGTTCTGTTAGCGGTCGGTGCCGGAGTAACGGTACACGTGGCTCTATTAAGACTTGTGACATCCAGGCTGGTGCTCGCCCAAAAATCCATGCCTCACGGGAAATAGGTTAGATTGAATGAGCTTTCGAACCGGGAAATACTCACTACTCAATGAAGATACTTGCCACTACGTATGTCGGTATTTTTATTCATCTCCTTGACAAAACCCTAATAATAGTATTAAGATTTATTATCGATTATGATACAAAGAGCGACCAGACAGAGAGAAGCCATATTGCAGGTACTCAGGTGTGCCGACTCGCACCCTACGGCCGATTGGATATACGAGGAAGTCAAGAAGAGTATACCCAATATCAGCAAAGGCACGGTATACCGCAACCTTAAGGTATTACGGGATACCGGTAAGATTGCGGAACTTAATCTCAGCGGCACCGTCAGCAGATACGAAGGCAGACAGGATAATCACTATCACTTCAGGTGTACAAAATGCGGGCAGATCTTTGATCTTGACGAACCGGTCAACAAAAAACTTGAGGAAAAGATAGCCGGGAAAACCGGCTTCACGGTCTCATCCCACCAGCTTGAATTCCGTGGCATCTGCAAAGACTGCCAGCAATAAATGGTTATCATCGAAATGATCCAAGGAAAGGAGAAATGAAGTTGAGCAAATCAATCAAAGGAACACAGACGGAGAAAAATCTTTTGACGGCGTTTGCCGGTGAATCCCAGGCAAGAAACCGCTACACATTTTTTGCCAGTGTCGCCCGCAAGGAAGAATACGAGCAGATCGCCAACATCTTTACCGAAACGGCCGGTAACGAGAAGGAACATGCTGAAGTTTTCTTTAAATACCTCGAGGGTGGTGACTTAGAAATCACGGCAGCCTATCCGGCAGGGATTATCGGAGACACTCTGACAAATCTAATAGCCGCCGCCGACGGTGAGAAGCTGGAATGGAGCACCATCTATGCCGAATTTGAAAAAACCGCTAGAGAAGAAGGTTTTAAGGATATAGCCACTTCCTTCAAGGAGATTGCGGAAGTAGAGGAATTTCACGAAGGCCGCTACCGGAAGCTTGCCAAAAACGTGGCCGGGGGAGAGGTATTCATAAAGAAGGCTGCGGTGAAATGGCACTGCACCAACTGCGGATACATCCACGAAGGTCCCGAGGCTCCGAAGGAATGTCCGGCCTGTAAGCACGCTCAGTCATACTACGAGTTACTGGCGGAAAACTACTAACGTATTTGGCAGGCTAGATATGTAATCTCCGGGAAGCAACTAGGAGGTAACATTATGAATGAAGAGAACAAGTGCCCGGTAACGGGGAGAGTAAGCAAGCCTACTGCCGGGGGCGGCACGTCGATCCGGGACTGGTGGCCGAACCAGTTAAACCTCAAGATTCTCCATCAGAACTCCAGCTTGAGCAATCCGATGGGCAAGGAATTCAACTACGCCGACGAATTCAAGAAGCTCGACCTGGCGGCCCTGAAGAAGGACCTCTATAAGCTGATGACCGACTCGCAGGACTGGTGGCCGGCCGATTACGGTCACTACGGGCCGCTCTTCATCCGGATGGCGTGGCACAGCGCAGGAACATACCGTATGGGTGACGGTCGCGGTGGCGCAAGTTCCGGCAGCCAGCGTTTTCCACCCCTCAACAGCTGGCCGGATAATGCAAACCTCGACAAGGCACGCCGCCTGCTCTGGCCAATCAAACAGAAATACGGCAGGAAGATCTCCTGGGCCGACCTCATGATCCTCGCCGGCAACTGTTCTCTTGAGTCGATGGGATTCAAGACCTTCGGTTTCGGCGGCGGACGTGAGGACGTCTGGGAACCGCAAGAAGACGTTTACTGGGGGAGCGAGAGCGAGTGGCTTGGCGACAAGCGCTACTCCGGTGATCGGGAACTGGAAAATCCCCTCGCTGCCGTGCAGATGGGCCTGATTTACGTGAATCCGGAAGGTCCGAACGGTAATCCTGATCCGGTCGCGTCGGGGCGTGATATTCGCGAGACCTTTGCCCGCATGGCGATGAACGATGAGGAAACTGTCGCGCTCATTGCCGGCGGACACACCTTCGGCAAGTGCCACGGCGCGGGTAATGCGGCCCTCGTCGGTCCAGAACCCGAGGCCGCCGGCGTCGAGGAGCAGGGCCTGGGCTGGAAAAGCAGCTTCGGCAGCGGCAAAGGCGGCGATACGATCACCAGCGGCCTCGAAGGTGCCTGGACCCCCAATCCGATCAAGTGGGGTAGTGACTACTTCGATGTCCTGTTCGGCTATGAATGGGAGCTGACAAAAAGTCCCGCCGGTGCGAAACAATGGATACCCAGAGATAGGGCCGGGGCCGGCACCGTACCGGATGCCCACGATCCTGCTAAACGACACGCACCCATGATGACCACGGCAGACCTGGCCCTGAGATTCGACCCGATCTATGAGCCAATCGCGAGACGTTTTCATAAAGACCACGCGGCGTTTGCAGACGCCTTTGCCCGGGCCTGGTTTAAGCTGACCCACCGCGACATGGGCCCCCGCTCGCGCTACCTCGGTTCGGAGGTTCCTGCCGAAGACCTCATCTGGCAAGATCCGGTACCGGTTGTCGACCATGAATTGATCGACGCGAAGGACATCGCTTCCCTCAAGGCTAAGATCCTGGCTTCAGACCTTTCTATCTCGGAACTGGTTTATACCGCCTGGGCTTCGGCATCCACCTTCCGTGGCTCCGACAAGCGCGGCGGCGCCAACGGGGCACGCATTCGTCTTGCACCACAGAAGGACTGGGAAGTCAACCAGCCGGCGAAACTAGCAAAGGTCCTGAAGACGCTCGAGACAATCCGGAAAGAGTTCAACAAGTCGCAGAACGGTGGTAAGAAGGTCTCGCTGGCCGACTTGATCGTTATGGGCGGGTGTGCGGCCGTCGAAGCAGCGGCAAAGAAAGGCGGACACGACGTGACAATACCATTCACGCCGGGGCGCACGGATGCATCTCAGGAGCAGACCGACGTAAAGTCATTTGCCGTGCTCGAGCCGTCCGCAGACGGATTCCGCAACTACCTCAAAGCCAAATATGCTGTATCGGCAGAGGAGCTGCTGGTTGATCGGGCTCAGCTGCTGACCCTAACCGCTCCTGAGATGACGGTTCTGGTCGGCGGCATGCGTGTCTTGAATGCTAATTACGGAAATTACCGGCACGGCGTCTTCACCAAGCGGCCGGAGACGCTCACCAATGACTTCTTCGCAAATCTGCTCGACATGGGCACGATCTGGAAGCCAACTACAGAGGATAAAGAAGTGTTCGAGGGTCGTGATCGCGCAACGGGCGAAATCAAATGGACCGGCACCCGTGTCGACCTTATCTTCGGTTCCAACGCCCAGCTCCGGGCTCTGGCAGAAGTCTATGGATGTGAGGACTCCCGGGAGAAATTCGTGCACGACTTCGTAGCGGCGTGGAGCAAGGTAATGAACCTGGACCGCTTCGATGTCGTCCGATCGTAGCATAAATATTTACGCGGCCTTCTGAAGTGTGTTCTGAACTGTAAACCAGATGGTCTATCGATGGCGACCAATATGGAGACCTGATGAGGCTATGCTACACCTTTCCTAATTTCGCCGAGCCACGGAAGTTAGCATTAGAACAGGAAGGCCATCCCAGAGTTCATAACCGGGGTGGCCCTCCTTTCTGTCCGTAGAAGTGCCGACGCATACCTTAATCTTCGCCATAAAATGCCAGCGATACACATCGGGGCCCGGTCACCACACAGGCCACTGATGAGTGTGGCGTTATATGGAGTGCACTAAATTCAAATTGAGAGACAAGTTTTCTCTTTAATGCTTCGGCTTCCTTTAAATCACTACTATAACTTATATCCGCGCATATCTTTCTGTTTCCACATTTTTCTCTCACGATCTCAACCAGTGCATCTAATGCCTTCCCTTTCGTTCTATTCTTGGATATGAATTTCCCTACTCCGCCGCTGGAAGCATCCATTTCCAGAAGGGGGTATATCGGCATGGGAGCTTTGGCTATGTTGGGTTCTCCTCCTGACCTCCCCGATCTCTCAAAGAAGAATAGCGTCTCAGGAACGTTTATCAGGGTTACTTTTTGCGCAACCTGACGGGCAATCCTGGCTACATCTGATAGACTCTTGCCTTCGTTAGCTGCTCTGGCAGCCGCCAGAACAACAAGCAGCTCGCCGGATATAACACTGCGGGAATCGACCACTTCAATAGCGATATCAGGTAATTCCTTACTGGCGCTCTCTTTAGCCTGTATGGCAGCGTTATAGTCTGCAGACATACTCGATGACAAGGCAACGAACAGCATGCTCTTCACACTCTGACTAGCTCTCTTGTAGGCTTTCAGAATTTCACCTGTAGTACAAGCCGAGTGAGTCGGCAGGTCCTGGTAGGATTCAAGCCGGGTAAATAGTTTCTCTCTGTCAATGGAGTTATCAGGATAATCCTTACCGTCAAATATGGTATGGTAAGGTACCACCATAACGTCGTATTCCCTGGCTTGCTCCGAGGACAGACCACCCAGACTATCAGTAATCACCATCACTTCTTTCATCTGATTAACTCCTGATAAGCTATTATTTTTCGTGGAGGGAAATGGAAATAGTATGAGGTAATAATAGATGATTATTAGTAATGTCGTCAAAACGCTGAGCGCCGGCTGCTGCCCAGTTATACTACAGACCGGCTTTACATACTGAACCATTGCTTTACCAACCGTATATGGACAATTTCCCTATCGACCATTAAATCGTTTTTACAGATCATCCTGTATGTGAGATGATAATAATGCTCCAAGTAGTAGAGCTGTCGTGGTTTAGTAGAAGGGAAACAACCAGCACCGCAAGGTTAAGGGGTAATTCAGTCGAAGCGCCACGGATAAGCCAAATTACTTGGAGCATTCCTTTTGTCCGGATACATTCCTAATTTGCCTTCCCCTTATCCTTATCCCCATATACACTCTCAAGCTCCCCTCGAACATCGCTGACCCCGTATAGCTCTGTCTTGACTTTTGTACAATCAGTCAATATTATGTGTGTTAATAAGGACGACTACTTTACCAGGCTATGAGAAGCCAGCATAAGGAAGGTTCTATGAAAAGGCTATGTTTAGGAATAGCTTTGGCCTTAACCTCTTTATTACTGTTTCTGCCCGCTACACCGGCTATGGCCGCCTCGTTGGATATATCACCGAACCATGCTCCGGTAGATACGCTGGTCAACATCAACGGCAGCGCCTTTACTCCGGGAGCAAACTATCAGATACGCTTCGCGTACGATACCAGTTTTGAGACTATAGCCAGTGGCACAGTGGATCCAGCCGGCGCATTATCACGTAATATCAGGGTGCCGGAGATGCCCGGCGGAACCTACAATGTGCGTGTATCAACCAGCTACGAAAATGCGACTGTCATCTTCGATGTCGAGCCAGAAGTAGAACTTAGCAGCACGACTTCCCTGGTAAATGACCAGGTAACTATACAGGGCACCGGCTTCAGAGCCAGCCGTAGTATAACCATCCGATTTGACAATAGAAGTATCGCTACCACCTCAACCAACTCCCGCGGCAGCTTCACCACAACCTTCCGTATTCCGGAGGCTGACCGCGGCAGCCATGAAGTCAGCGCTGATGACGGCATGTTTGAGGCTATAGACAGTCTCCTTGTGACACAATCGATATCAATCTCACCAAGCTCCGGCAGCACGGGCACCGAAGTCACGATAACAGGACGCGGCTTCCGTGCCAACCGGGCAATCAGTATTTTCTTTGATGATGACCGGGTTGCTACCAGCCCCGCTTCGGTAAGAAGCAACAGCAACGGCAGTTTCACCGCAGACTTCGATGTACCGATTTGCATTAACCGCACTCTTGAGGTACTGGCAAGTGACGGCACCTATACTGCGAACACCGATTTCACCGTCGTCGCCAGTATAACACTGTCCCGGGTATCGGGTGAGGTCGGAAATGAGGTCACTATCATAGGACACGGCTTCCGCTCCAACCGGAATATTGAAATAATATTCGATGGGGATGAATTAAACACATGGCCATCAGTAGTCCGCTCCGACGGCACCGGCTGCTTTGAAGCCACCTTCTTAATCCCACCAAGCGCCAACGGCATACACGAAGTAGAGGCCAGCGACGGCACTGAATTAGATGATGCTAATCTTACCACTGAATCCACTCTGAAACTTAACCCGTCGAGCGGACCAATCAACGCCACCGTCGGTATCACCGGTACGGGTTTTGGCAAATCAAGAACAGTGACCATCCGCTTCAACGGCGATCACGTTAGGACCAGCGCTACTGATTCTTATGGCAACTTCGCCGACCAGTTCGTAGTTCCTTCGGTAACGAGCGGCAACTATTCTGTAACCGCCAACGACGGTACTGCGGCAGGTAGCGCCAGCTTTACAGTGACCACCAGCCTGGAAATAAGTCCCGACAACGGCAATGTGGGCTCGTACATAACAGCGAAAGGAACCGGCTTTACCGGAGTGGTTGTAATACAATACGACAACTCTACCGTAGCGACCACCAGAGCCGATGCCAACGGCAACTTTTCCATTGCCTTTAAGGTTCCCGCCAGCCGTCACGGACAGCATACTATAAGCGCCAGTGATACCATCAACACACTGGAGACCCATTTTATCGTGGAATCCACCCCACCACCGACACCTCAGTCCGTGTCTCCGGATAATGGCTCCAGGCAGGGCACCCGACCAACCCTAACATGGAACATGGTGAGCGATCCGAGCGGTGTGACTTATACTATCCAGATTGCCCCGGATGACAGTTTCGCAACTATAATACTTGAGAAAAGGGGCCTCACCCAATCACCATACTCTCTTACTAAGGAGGAATCACTCCGCGGTACCGATAGCAACACCCCCTATTACTGGAGGGTGAAAGCTGTCGATGGGGCTGAAAATGAGAGCAACTGGTCGGCATTACGCTCCTTTTATGTGAGATACCTGCCCCAATGGGCGCTTATCCTTATTATCGCTTCAGCCTGCGTTGCGATTGCCGTTATGATCACCAGACACCATTACAAAAAATCGTAGCCGGTTAATATTGTCTGCCCAATATCACTGATTACAGGCGTGGAATAACACGTCGCATGCAATAAAAGAGGAAGCCTGAGCAATGAATACCAAGAAATTCACTGTCCTGCACTCTAACGATATGCATGGTGATTTTCTTGCCGAGATAAAGGACGGCGGCAGCAGACTCACCGGTGGTCTGGCCCTCCTCTCCGGGTACATCAATAAAGTCCGCAGGGAGGAGGAAAACGTCTTCTACCTTATCTCGGGAGACATGGTGCAGGGCTCCCTCATCGACTCGGAATACAGGGGCATTTCCACCATGGAAATCATGAACTATCTGGCCCCCGATGTCGTTGCCCTGGGCAATCACGAGTTCGACTACGGCCTGCCCCATCTTCTCTTTCTGGAGAAAGTAGCCAACTTTCCCATTGTTAACGCCAATCTCTATGTAAGCA from Dehalococcoidales bacterium encodes:
- a CDS encoding metal-sensitive transcriptional regulator, encoding MAKKQINKRILINRLKRIEGQTRGLQKMIENDRDCEAILTQLAAVRSAVESLGALVLNNYLYFCFTRAEDKEPEGIGSLARALTIWGRVYIKR
- a CDS encoding rubrerythrin family protein gives rise to the protein MSKSIKGTQTEKNLLTAFAGESQARNRYTFFASVARKEEYEQIANIFTETAGNEKEHAEVFFKYLEGGDLEITAAYPAGIIGDTLTNLIAAADGEKLEWSTIYAEFEKTAREEGFKDIATSFKEIAEVEEFHEGRYRKLAKNVAGGEVFIKKAAVKWHCTNCGYIHEGPEAPKECPACKHAQSYYELLAENY
- a CDS encoding IPT/TIG domain-containing protein, with the translated sequence MKRLCLGIALALTSLLLFLPATPAMAASLDISPNHAPVDTLVNINGSAFTPGANYQIRFAYDTSFETIASGTVDPAGALSRNIRVPEMPGGTYNVRVSTSYENATVIFDVEPEVELSSTTSLVNDQVTIQGTGFRASRSITIRFDNRSIATTSTNSRGSFTTTFRIPEADRGSHEVSADDGMFEAIDSLLVTQSISISPSSGSTGTEVTITGRGFRANRAISIFFDDDRVATSPASVRSNSNGSFTADFDVPICINRTLEVLASDGTYTANTDFTVVASITLSRVSGEVGNEVTIIGHGFRSNRNIEIIFDGDELNTWPSVVRSDGTGCFEATFLIPPSANGIHEVEASDGTELDDANLTTESTLKLNPSSGPINATVGITGTGFGKSRTVTIRFNGDHVRTSATDSYGNFADQFVVPSVTSGNYSVTANDGTAAGSASFTVTTSLEISPDNGNVGSYITAKGTGFTGVVVIQYDNSTVATTRADANGNFSIAFKVPASRHGQHTISASDTINTLETHFIVESTPPPTPQSVSPDNGSRQGTRPTLTWNMVSDPSGVTYTIQIAPDDSFATIILEKRGLTQSPYSLTKEESLRGTDSNTPYYWRVKAVDGAENESNWSALRSFYVRYLPQWALILIIASACVAIAVMITRHHYKKS
- a CDS encoding YbaN family protein, producing the protein MFTPSATLKSRLFIAAGSISIGVGIIGIFLPLLPTTPFLLLAAYCYGRGSKRLYNRLLRNRLVGDYLRNYLEGKAMSIKAKIYSLSLLWTVIGLTAAFVVDSQVVKIVLLAVGAGVTVHVALLRLVTSRLVLAQKSMPHGK
- a CDS encoding class I SAM-dependent methyltransferase, producing MLSLLHPWLEIGVGSGRFARALGIQKGIDPSGELLKIAQSRGIDTCLSSGEKSPFRDGSFGSVFIIVTLCFVDSPRLVLKETHRILAPGGNVVLGLVLRGSPWGKFYEQKKLAGNRFYKHATFYNYDEVIMLLKQAGFSVKKVISTLFQRPQELRDMEFPSEGYDPDAGFTIITASKK
- a CDS encoding DUF1638 domain-containing protein; translated protein: MNESSAENRTEPNCQGGMHNFQEYAIVACGTLNMELNYLKDIGFLNARKILYTKPGLHQLPRELERQLIRQINTAQSYAPNIIVLYGGKFCYVNTDDPYRSLDTIIEEQFTPGIKISRIKADHCIDMLASAQDRERIPRGRDVSWMTPGWLKYRHYVYQGWDKGLANENFPKHSGGAIILDATGFFDHLMGNNPEEILALSDWMGIPIESHNITLDRMKCLLIGAIE
- a CDS encoding FAD-dependent oxidoreductase, encoding MEKHELVIVGGSAGGIQAAICAQKHHGLEDILVIRMEEKVPVPCGIPYIFGTLGAVSKNIIPDKILGEAKLKIGEVVAIDRNSKTVKLKSGEEIGYNKLVLATGSSPLQPPVPGIDKKGVWFAWKNTDYLERLAEVINGTGDIVVIGGGFIGLEFADECRKRGHKVTVVELLEHCLQLVCNTELCIRAEESLRSNSIELITGDGVKSIDGTGKAESVTLQSGKQIKCDLVVVGIGVKPNVQLAENAGLEIGTTGGIKVDEFQRTTDGSIFAVGDCAEKYSFFNGAPTPLRLASIATREGKIAAANLFQPQWRNVGTIGVFSTVLGNTAIAVAGLTEAKAREMGYEIIVGEAEAASKHPGTMPEAHPMRVRLAFCRRSGKIVGGCACCTHTVGEVANIIAAAIVNGMTMEQIAMFPMGTHPWLTASPLAYQITDAASNALHKVKNTANAS
- a CDS encoding DegV family protein, translated to MKEVMVITDSLGGLSSEQAREYDVMVVPYHTIFDGKDYPDNSIDREKLFTRLESYQDLPTHSACTTGEILKAYKRASQSVKSMLFVALSSSMSADYNAAIQAKESASKELPDIAIEVVDSRSVISGELLVVLAAARAANEGKSLSDVARIARQVAQKVTLINVPETLFFFERSGRSGGEPNIAKAPMPIYPLLEMDASSGGVGKFISKNRTKGKALDALVEIVREKCGNRKICADISYSSDLKEAEALKRKLVSQFEFSALHITPHSSVACVVTGPRCVSLAFYGED
- the katG gene encoding catalase/peroxidase HPI, encoding MNEENKCPVTGRVSKPTAGGGTSIRDWWPNQLNLKILHQNSSLSNPMGKEFNYADEFKKLDLAALKKDLYKLMTDSQDWWPADYGHYGPLFIRMAWHSAGTYRMGDGRGGASSGSQRFPPLNSWPDNANLDKARRLLWPIKQKYGRKISWADLMILAGNCSLESMGFKTFGFGGGREDVWEPQEDVYWGSESEWLGDKRYSGDRELENPLAAVQMGLIYVNPEGPNGNPDPVASGRDIRETFARMAMNDEETVALIAGGHTFGKCHGAGNAALVGPEPEAAGVEEQGLGWKSSFGSGKGGDTITSGLEGAWTPNPIKWGSDYFDVLFGYEWELTKSPAGAKQWIPRDRAGAGTVPDAHDPAKRHAPMMTTADLALRFDPIYEPIARRFHKDHAAFADAFARAWFKLTHRDMGPRSRYLGSEVPAEDLIWQDPVPVVDHELIDAKDIASLKAKILASDLSISELVYTAWASASTFRGSDKRGGANGARIRLAPQKDWEVNQPAKLAKVLKTLETIRKEFNKSQNGGKKVSLADLIVMGGCAAVEAAAKKGGHDVTIPFTPGRTDASQEQTDVKSFAVLEPSADGFRNYLKAKYAVSAEELLVDRAQLLTLTAPEMTVLVGGMRVLNANYGNYRHGVFTKRPETLTNDFFANLLDMGTIWKPTTEDKEVFEGRDRATGEIKWTGTRVDLIFGSNAQLRALAEVYGCEDSREKFVHDFVAAWSKVMNLDRFDVVRS
- a CDS encoding transcriptional repressor, which encodes MIQRATRQREAILQVLRCADSHPTADWIYEEVKKSIPNISKGTVYRNLKVLRDTGKIAELNLSGTVSRYEGRQDNHYHFRCTKCGQIFDLDEPVNKKLEEKIAGKTGFTVSSHQLEFRGICKDCQQ